The proteins below are encoded in one region of Syngnathus acus chromosome 2, fSynAcu1.2, whole genome shotgun sequence:
- the LOC119133826 gene encoding uncharacterized protein LOC119133826 isoform X2 gives MSKSVLSLLFLTLSGLQAAPIAPLRGLPKASSPFGLSDGSQQNDIIGHVPDSFQQGTEPSKRFFDNGLVQDHINEMTALTNNLLEEGLGKAEAKHWLADEVPMDVPAQRNGGGWVRVEEPSPSSRLPDGFRQGTEPFMSIPDGFRQGTEPSISIPDGFKQGTEPSISIPDGFKQGTEPSISIPDGFRQGTEPFMSLPKGFRQGTEPTNPIRSDFKLEIEPFASIPDSFRQGTEPILKIPNGFRQGTEPSMSIPDGFRQGSEPFLTIPDGFRQGTEPSMSVPDGFRQGTEPFMSIPDSFRQGTEPFMPISDGFRQGTQPFMSIPDGFRQGTEPFMSIPAGFRQGTEPTDSISRGLREEADRSISRLQKQSCNGEVIDGKCYEFNPTPLAFKEAQDLCKARNPDAELASVTSADLHSRLVSMVTNGGERSPQLTWLGATVKNQQASWLDGSQMNYSDWMPGQPNIHTEKPVCVEMFKIDESWWTAADCDLRRASICSYRIAA, from the exons GACTGCAAGCTGCTCCCATCGCACCTCTGAGAGGATTGCCCAAGGCGTCATCGCCCTTCGGGTTGTCTGATGGGTCTCAACAGAACGACATCATCGGACATGTTCCTGATAGCTTTCAGCAAGGAACCGAGCCATCCAAGCGATTCTTTGACAACGGCCTGGTGCAGGACCACATCAATGAGATGACAG CTTTGACCAACAACCTCCTTGAAGAGGGACTGGGAAAGGCGGAGGCAAAACACTGGCTTGCAGATGAGG TCCCTATGGATGTGCCAGCGCAGAGGAATGGAGGTGGTTGGGTTCGAGTTGAGGAACCCTCCCCTTCTTCTCGCCTTCCAGATGGTTTTAGACAGGGAACAGAACCCTTCATGTCAATCCCAGATGGTTTTAGACAGGGAACCGAACCTTCCATTTCTATTCCAGATGGTTTCAAACAGGGAACGGAACCTTCCATTTCTATTCCAGATGGTTTCAAACAGGGAACAGAACCTTCCATTTCTATCCCAGATGGTTTTAGACAG GGAACTGAACCATTCATGTCTTTGCCAAAAGGTTTCAGACAGGGAACAGAACCTACAAACCCTATCAGGAGTGACTTTAAACTAGAAATTGAGCCCTTTGCGTCTATTCCAGACAGTTTCAGACAGGGGACCGAACCCATCTTGAAGATTCCAAATGGTTTCAGACAGGGAACGGAACCTTCCATGTCTATCCCAGATGGTTTCAGACAGGGATCCGAACCCTTCTTGACAATTCCAGATGGTTTCAGACAGGGAACAGAACCTTCCATGTCCGTCCCAGATGGTTTCAGACAGGGAACCGAACCCTTCATGTCCATCCCAGATAGTTTCAGACAGGGAACCGAACCCTTTATGCCGATCTCAGACGGTTTCAGACAGGGAACCCAACCCTTCATGTCCATCCCAGATGGTTTCAGACAGGGAACTGAACCCTTCATGTCGATCCCAGCTGGTTTCAGACAAGGAACTGAACCTACAGACTCCATCAGTCGTGGCTTAAGAGAGGAAGCTGACCGTTCCATCTCCAGGCTCCAAAAACAGAGCTGTAACGGAGAGGTCATTGATGGAAAGTGCTACGAGTTCAACCCAACACCATTGGCCTTCAAAGAAGCACAG GATTTATGTAAAGCTCGTAACCCAGACGCAGAGCTGGCATCTGTTACAAGTGCCGACCTTCATTCCCGCCTGGTTTCCATGGTTACCAACGGCGGTGAGCGCAGCCCACAGTTGACGTGGTTGGGGGCCACGGTTAAG AACCAGCAGGCCTCATGGCTCGATGGCTCACAGATGAATTACAGTGACTGGATGCCCGGTCAGCCCAACATTCACACGGAAAAGCCTGTCTGCGTGGAGATGTTCAAGATAG ATGAAAGCTGGTGGACAGCTGCTGACTGCGATCTGAGAAGAGCATCCATCTGCTCGTACCGAATCGCTGCATAA
- the LOC119133826 gene encoding uncharacterized protein LOC119133826 isoform X1, producing the protein MSKSVLSLLFLTLSGLQAAPIAPLRGLPKASSPFGLSDGSQQNDIIGHVPDSFQQGTEPSKRFFDNGLVQDHINEMTALTNNLLEEGLGKAEAKHWLADEVPMDVPAQRNGGGWVRVEEPSPSSRLPDGFRQGTEPFMSIPDGFRQGTEPSISIPDGFKQGTEPSISIPDGFKQGTEPSISIPDGFRQGTEPFMSIPAGFRQGTEPFMSLPKGFRQGTEPTNPIRSDFKLEIEPFASIPDSFRQGTEPILKIPNGFRQGTEPSMSIPDGFRQGSEPFLTIPDGFRQGTEPSMSVPDGFRQGTEPFMSIPDSFRQGTEPFMPISDGFRQGTQPFMSIPDGFRQGTEPFMSIPAGFRQGTEPTDSISRGLREEADRSISRLQKQSCNGEVIDGKCYEFNPTPLAFKEAQDLCKARNPDAELASVTSADLHSRLVSMVTNGGERSPQLTWLGATVKNQQASWLDGSQMNYSDWMPGQPNIHTEKPVCVEMFKIDESWWTAADCDLRRASICSYRIAA; encoded by the exons GACTGCAAGCTGCTCCCATCGCACCTCTGAGAGGATTGCCCAAGGCGTCATCGCCCTTCGGGTTGTCTGATGGGTCTCAACAGAACGACATCATCGGACATGTTCCTGATAGCTTTCAGCAAGGAACCGAGCCATCCAAGCGATTCTTTGACAACGGCCTGGTGCAGGACCACATCAATGAGATGACAG CTTTGACCAACAACCTCCTTGAAGAGGGACTGGGAAAGGCGGAGGCAAAACACTGGCTTGCAGATGAGG TCCCTATGGATGTGCCAGCGCAGAGGAATGGAGGTGGTTGGGTTCGAGTTGAGGAACCCTCCCCTTCTTCTCGCCTTCCAGATGGTTTTAGACAGGGAACAGAACCCTTCATGTCAATCCCAGATGGTTTTAGACAGGGAACCGAACCTTCCATTTCTATTCCAGATGGTTTCAAACAGGGAACGGAACCTTCCATTTCTATTCCAGATGGTTTCAAACAGGGAACAGAACCTTCCATTTCTATCCCAGATGGTTTTAGACAGGGAACTGAACCCTTCATGTCGATCCCAGCTGGCTTCAGACAGGGAACTGAACCATTCATGTCTTTGCCAAAAGGTTTCAGACAGGGAACAGAACCTACAAACCCTATCAGGAGTGACTTTAAACTAGAAATTGAGCCCTTTGCGTCTATTCCAGACAGTTTCAGACAGGGGACCGAACCCATCTTGAAGATTCCAAATGGTTTCAGACAGGGAACGGAACCTTCCATGTCTATCCCAGATGGTTTCAGACAGGGATCCGAACCCTTCTTGACAATTCCAGATGGTTTCAGACAGGGAACAGAACCTTCCATGTCCGTCCCAGATGGTTTCAGACAGGGAACCGAACCCTTCATGTCCATCCCAGATAGTTTCAGACAGGGAACCGAACCCTTTATGCCGATCTCAGACGGTTTCAGACAGGGAACCCAACCCTTCATGTCCATCCCAGATGGTTTCAGACAGGGAACTGAACCCTTCATGTCGATCCCAGCTGGTTTCAGACAAGGAACTGAACCTACAGACTCCATCAGTCGTGGCTTAAGAGAGGAAGCTGACCGTTCCATCTCCAGGCTCCAAAAACAGAGCTGTAACGGAGAGGTCATTGATGGAAAGTGCTACGAGTTCAACCCAACACCATTGGCCTTCAAAGAAGCACAG GATTTATGTAAAGCTCGTAACCCAGACGCAGAGCTGGCATCTGTTACAAGTGCCGACCTTCATTCCCGCCTGGTTTCCATGGTTACCAACGGCGGTGAGCGCAGCCCACAGTTGACGTGGTTGGGGGCCACGGTTAAG AACCAGCAGGCCTCATGGCTCGATGGCTCACAGATGAATTACAGTGACTGGATGCCCGGTCAGCCCAACATTCACACGGAAAAGCCTGTCTGCGTGGAGATGTTCAAGATAG ATGAAAGCTGGTGGACAGCTGCTGACTGCGATCTGAGAAGAGCATCCATCTGCTCGTACCGAATCGCTGCATAA